The Alphaproteobacteria bacterium SS10 genome includes a region encoding these proteins:
- a CDS encoding ABC transporter permease codes for MHDDLAFAGQWRLVWLKLKQHRLAIFSAFILLLLYLMAAFAEPLAPYAQDTRDSKHVLAPPQSIHLFHEGSFVGPFVYGYDQTLDMENLQRVYTPNSEKVQPLRFFCSGDSYQFWGLFEASGHLVCPAVDGTMFLLGTDRLGRDVLSRIIYGARISLTVGLIGIAVSLFLGILIGGLAGYFGGWVDSIVQRVIETIRSLPELPLWMALSAAVPVTWSPILVFFSITIILGLIDWTGLARAVRSKLLALREEDFASAARLLGARPRRIIFKHLVPNFSSHIIASATLAIPSMILGETALSYLGLGLRPPINSWGVLLTEAQDINIVVLYPWLMLPVVPVIIAILAFNFLGDGLRDAADPYR; via the coding sequence ATGCATGATGACCTGGCGTTTGCCGGTCAGTGGCGCCTCGTCTGGTTGAAGCTTAAGCAGCATCGGCTGGCCATCTTCTCAGCCTTCATTTTATTGCTGCTGTATCTGATGGCGGCCTTTGCTGAACCCCTGGCCCCTTATGCGCAGGATACGCGGGACAGCAAGCATGTGCTGGCCCCGCCGCAATCCATACACCTTTTCCATGAGGGGAGCTTTGTTGGGCCCTTTGTCTACGGGTATGACCAGACCCTCGACATGGAGAACTTGCAGCGCGTCTACACCCCGAACTCCGAGAAGGTGCAGCCCTTAAGGTTCTTTTGTAGCGGCGATAGCTATCAGTTCTGGGGCCTGTTTGAAGCATCGGGCCATTTGGTTTGCCCCGCTGTGGACGGCACCATGTTCTTGCTGGGGACTGATCGGCTGGGCCGTGATGTGCTCTCCCGTATCATCTATGGCGCCCGGATATCCCTGACCGTTGGCCTTATCGGAATTGCGGTTAGCCTATTCCTCGGCATTCTGATCGGTGGCTTGGCAGGCTATTTCGGTGGCTGGGTCGATAGCATTGTGCAGCGGGTGATTGAGACGATCCGCAGCTTGCCTGAACTGCCGCTATGGATGGCCTTGTCCGCTGCGGTACCGGTGACGTGGAGTCCCATCCTCGTCTTCTTCTCGATCACCATCATCTTAGGTCTGATCGACTGGACTGGCCTTGCACGAGCCGTGCGCTCAAAACTACTGGCCTTGCGTGAGGAAGATTTTGCCAGCGCCGCTAGGCTGCTGGGTGCTAGGCCCCGGCGGATCATCTTCAAGCATCTGGTGCCCAACTTCTCGAGCCACATCATTGCCTCGGCGACCCTGGCGATCCCCAGCATGATCCTTGGCGAAACAGCGCTTAGCTATCTCGGGCTCGGCTTGCGGCCACCGATCAATAGCTGGGGCGTGTTGCTGACCGAAGCCCAGGACATCAACATCGTGGTCCTATACCCCTGGCTAATGCTGCCAGTGGTACCGGTTATCATCGCCATTCTTGCCTTTAACTTCCTTGGCGATGGCTTACGGGATGCGGCTGATCCCTACCGGTAG
- a CDS encoding ABC transporter permease, translated as MLNFLIRRLLVMIPTLIAISILVFTLIQLPPGDYLTAQLAELQAQGDSTAQQQIEFLRAEYGLDKPLYIQYWNWVTGLLQGDLGHSFEFNLPVADVLGDRLLLTFVLNFATIIFIWLVSFPIAVYSATHQYSVGDYGLTFIGFIGLATPNFLLALVLLYLANVWFGTSIGGLMDPQYLDQPWSVDKALSVLAHLWVPVVVIGTSGTAAMIRRLRANLLDELRKHYVTTARAKGMGEARLLVKYPLRMALNPFVADIGNLLPQVVSGAAIVSVVMSLPTAGPLLVKALQSQDMFLAGSFLMFLAMLTVIGVFISDILLALLDPRIRVGGGVVR; from the coding sequence GGGGATTACCTGACGGCCCAATTGGCCGAATTGCAGGCCCAGGGTGATAGCACCGCCCAGCAACAGATTGAGTTTCTGCGCGCCGAGTACGGCCTCGATAAGCCGCTATATATCCAATACTGGAATTGGGTCACCGGCCTGCTGCAAGGTGATTTGGGCCATAGTTTTGAGTTCAACCTGCCGGTGGCCGATGTATTGGGCGACCGGCTGCTGCTCACCTTCGTTCTGAACTTCGCCACGATCATCTTCATTTGGTTGGTGTCGTTCCCAATCGCCGTCTATTCCGCGACCCATCAATACAGTGTGGGGGATTACGGCCTGACCTTTATTGGTTTTATCGGTCTTGCGACGCCGAACTTCCTTCTTGCCTTGGTGCTGCTCTACCTCGCCAATGTTTGGTTTGGCACCTCAATTGGCGGATTGATGGACCCGCAGTATCTGGATCAGCCATGGAGCGTTGATAAGGCCTTGTCCGTGCTGGCTCATCTATGGGTGCCGGTGGTTGTCATCGGGACGTCAGGTACGGCGGCAATGATCCGCCGGTTGCGGGCCAATCTGTTGGATGAGCTTCGCAAGCACTACGTGACCACCGCCCGGGCTAAGGGCATGGGCGAGGCGCGTTTGCTGGTCAAATATCCGCTGCGCATGGCCTTGAACCCTTTCGTGGCTGACATTGGCAACCTGCTGCCGCAGGTGGTGTCAGGTGCCGCCATTGTATCGGTCGTGATGTCACTGCCGACCGCCGGGCCGCTTTTGGTTAAGGCGTTGCAGAGCCAGGATATGTTCCTGGCAGGCTCCTTCCTGATGTTCTTGGCCATGTTGACGGTCATCGGTGTCTTTATCTCAGACATTCTGTTGGCGCTGCTCGACCCGCGAATTCGGGTTGGCGGCGGGGTGGTTCGCTGA